Proteins encoded by one window of Emticicia oligotrophica DSM 17448:
- the cysS gene encoding cysteine--tRNA ligase, with translation MQVLKIYNTLTRQKEEFQPIVPNHVGMYVCGPTVYNNVHLGNVRTFMTFDVLYRYLLHLGYKVRYVRNITDVGHLVGDGDEGEDKIGKMAKLEKLEPMEVVQRYTNDFHNVLEKFNFLPPSIEPTATGHLIEQIEAVKTLIDKGLAYESNGSVYFDINKYNQGGNDYGKLSGRILEDLLNETRELDGQAEKRNPLDFAIWKKANPEHIMQWPSPWGMGFPGWHLECTCMSTKYLGAQFDIHGGGMDLKFPHHECEIAQGVGITGKDPVKYWMHSNMLTVNGQKMSKSLGNSFLPAELFAGSHPLLEQPYSPMTVRFFMLQSQYRSTLDFSNDALRASQKAFRRMINGLRIVKTLNYEAVEVAIDEKKKQDIEKSISAFYDAMNDDLNTAVAIAQLFNLLKYVNMIYMNQLQPAALGEETFNALKDNFVLFIEGILGLKEEKPENSEAVLNGMLNLYREYKANQQYDKVDEIRGYFKSNGMSIKDMKHRIDWAWEE, from the coding sequence ATGCAAGTTTTAAAAATTTACAATACGCTTACACGTCAAAAAGAAGAATTCCAACCAATTGTACCCAATCACGTAGGTATGTATGTTTGTGGGCCTACGGTTTACAACAATGTTCACCTCGGTAATGTGCGTACATTCATGACCTTCGATGTGCTTTATCGTTATTTATTGCACTTGGGTTATAAAGTGCGTTATGTCAGAAATATCACCGATGTTGGACACTTAGTAGGGGATGGAGATGAGGGAGAAGACAAAATCGGGAAAATGGCTAAACTCGAAAAACTTGAGCCAATGGAGGTAGTACAACGCTACACCAATGATTTTCATAATGTTTTAGAAAAATTTAACTTTTTACCACCAAGTATCGAACCAACTGCTACGGGTCATTTAATTGAACAAATTGAAGCAGTTAAAACCTTAATCGACAAAGGTTTAGCCTACGAATCGAATGGTTCAGTTTATTTCGATATTAATAAATATAACCAAGGAGGGAATGATTACGGAAAACTTTCGGGAAGAATCTTGGAAGACCTTTTGAATGAAACCCGTGAATTAGATGGCCAAGCTGAAAAACGAAATCCTTTAGATTTTGCTATTTGGAAAAAAGCTAATCCCGAACATATCATGCAGTGGCCGAGCCCTTGGGGAATGGGTTTCCCAGGTTGGCATTTAGAATGTACTTGTATGAGTACCAAATATTTAGGAGCACAATTTGATATACACGGAGGCGGTATGGACCTCAAGTTTCCACACCACGAGTGCGAAATTGCTCAAGGAGTTGGAATTACGGGCAAAGACCCTGTAAAATACTGGATGCATTCAAATATGCTTACAGTGAATGGCCAAAAAATGTCGAAATCTTTGGGTAATTCATTCTTGCCAGCGGAGCTTTTTGCTGGTAGCCACCCACTACTTGAGCAGCCGTATAGTCCAATGACGGTTCGCTTCTTTATGTTGCAATCACAGTATCGTAGTACACTCGACTTTTCTAATGATGCACTGAGAGCCTCACAAAAGGCTTTCCGAAGAATGATAAATGGCCTTAGAATCGTAAAGACGCTAAATTATGAAGCAGTTGAGGTAGCTATTGATGAAAAGAAAAAACAAGACATCGAAAAATCTATTTCAGCATTCTACGATGCCATGAATGATGATTTGAATACGGCTGTAGCGATTGCTCAGTTGTTCAATCTCTTGAAGTATGTAAACATGATTTACATGAATCAGCTTCAACCTGCCGCTTTGGGTGAAGAAACTTTCAATGCACTCAAAGATAATTTTGTACTTTTTATTGAAGGAATTTTAGGTTTGAAAGAAGAAAAACCAGAAAACTCAGAGGCGGTGCTGAACGGTATGCTAAATCTTTATCGTGAATACAAAGCCAACCAGCAGTACGACAAAGTTGACGAGATTAGAGGTTACTTCAAGTCAAACGGTATGAGTATCAAAGATATGAAACATCGCATCGACTGGGCTTGGGAAGAATAA